Genomic segment of Populus nigra chromosome 6, ddPopNigr1.1, whole genome shotgun sequence:
ttaTCCTACAATGAATGCATTGATTGTAAAATTCATTTATGTCTTTCTTGGGTGGAAGAGCTCAACTTAAACTAAATACTTTCAGATAATGATTTAAATAGAGAAGATAAGCTAAATATTCCTTAAggtatttagtttttatacatatatttttaataatgaataaaaaatgttacCTAAAGTTTTTGAAGTCATTTTttctaattgtatttttaagtaaCTTCTATTTAGTTGATGCTTGATATATGTTGAGATCACGGTTTAACGCTTCACATTAAAATACTCGAAATCACTTGGAAGACTATTCTTGATATTCTCTCGAGAACCCAAAAGAGTTATtcaacttaatatatttttcattgtgTAACGCAATTGAAATGACTTTTGGTGTTTTGaagttaagattttttattataatatagaTTTCACATTATGATATGGATATGATGTGTAAAATTGCTTTAGCTTGTTGTATTTTACCCAACTTCTTCATGGATTTTGATTTAGATAAAGAAATTATTGCAAAAATTGATAGAGACCTCATGAATAATTAACTTAAGGGTGAATTTATTTATTCCTCTATACATGAATATGGACCGGGGGGGAATTATGAGAGAGACCGTGGCTGCAAAAATATGGCATGATTACATATCTCAACATTAACTTGTCTTTTTTACCatagattttgataaaaatttgagtttatatatagtttgtattttactttgaattaattcttttaaatatccTGATTGAGATTAGCTACTTCACTTTTATGTACTCTTTTTATAATGTCTATTGAACCATTGTTGCATTATTATAGccatagattttttatttttgatttgtttttaattttagtgaGTAATGTAAGTTAAAGAATATGTTACATGATGTTATATAATAATAGGTAGTAATATAGATGTAGAGGATGTTACTGAGATAGAAGGTGGAAATGATGGTGATGTATACTTAAGATGGATTATAAAAATGGATGGGATGATGCTTGAAATTCCTAGGGAGCAAAAGAATAAgggttaaaagaaaaataatttttttgttttttctaaagatTATAAGAAGGTGATAGCTGAAAtcgatggaaaatattttttgaacatCTATATGATAAAAGTGTTGAATTATTTGAAAACTCATAAGGAGCAAATGATTTttgcaaaagaaattgaattgaaaaataaaattggatgaAATGACATAATCAAAATAGTTAAGGCTCAATCCTTTTTGAAgttatgaatattataattcacttgctgcattttcattattatatatttattagttataatagttttgacttgtttattttatttatttatttattgttacaaGATGAATCCTAAATTAACGCTTATTTAAGAAAAACCTCTTTATCACTTGGATAATATTAGAGAGATATATGAGAAAGATATAACTAAAGCTCAAGTCGAGAATGCtagaaaaaaggttaaaaaatgaaGAGGGAGGGGGGgatattgatgattttgatgagatgcatgcaaaTAATGAGATTCATTTAAAGAATTTTAATCCCTATGATTGTGAAAGTTTTCATCAATAGCAAGTACACGAGGTCTATTATCCTATACTCCATTATTatatgaaactttatttttaaaaggtacAAAATGAAAAGCACCAAtaataaatgattattttttggaatttaaagtGATGACATGTGCAATGAATAATATTGCACAAGCTATTATGAACATAAACTATCAAGTTTAGAAGCTAGTCGagataattaaaacaatgagaaaatTGGAATTGAAGATCAAATCTTTTTGGAATGATCGAATGGTTTGTAGATCATTCTAATCTTactgtaataattttttagatatcTGAAAGAGTTATGCTTTAAATGGTTTACAAAAAAGATGAGCCggtaatatattattaaaaagttcAAGTTATGCATGAAAGTTAGAactaatatttatgcaattattaaaaacttattttgaagCTGAAACTTCTTATTGTATGATTTGTATGGTGatatcaaggttgttaaaatcgcgatttaactcgtaaaatcgtacgattttacgagttaatatATGCTTAACGTGCTGAATCgtcttaaaaactcaaaaactgaTAAAATCGGGTTGAAATCGAGTGAAATCGGTAAAATCGGATGAAATCgcaaaaaatcacaattttagtACTAATTTTACGATTTTAACAAAAGCATATACTGCACTGCAATAGTGCAATATATATTTCCTCTAGACCAATAACGACATGCCATTTGTCCACACAAAAGATGTGCTGCCAGGCGCCAGTTACGCCCCAAAAGGGATGACATATATGCTGCAATAATGCACTTCCTTGTCAGGCTCGATTCCCAAAATATGCCCTCTTGCCTTCACTTCAACGGGCATGACCTGGGCTTAGCTAATATGTTCATGAATGCTAAGAGTACTAGCCAATGTGATCTTgtgtaacatttttttaaatttatttttatttaattatataaacattaaaatatgtatttataaaaaaataattaaaattttaagtcaaAATTATCTCTGCTCATGAGTAACAtggtttatgaaataaaaatcaatgacaATTAAATACTTGTTAGATTCTAATAACTTGAATCAAGGAGGAAAgaaaatgtttatctttatctttaataaaaactcaatttccatattcatgtatttctttttcttttatatatatatttttcaattgttttgatgtattaatattaaaaataaaaaatatattattttaatatatataaatttttatttaaaccatatattttatggtgcttgaactatgtatgaatttttatttgaaccatatattttaagatgcttaactatgtatgaaaaaaaattccttacaattttatgtttttacgatccgagtttattttgtattttccgtgccgtgttaaaaatgcatttttgacaATTTTGGGTGATATCTTTTGAATTATTAGAACTAAGAATTGTggtatcttttttaattatcgaTCTTGTCAAAATTATATTAGTCATCAGCTTGtctatttaataatatgatttatgttgatttgatatttattttatttaagtttgatATGAGTTAAATGCTAGGATTTTTATTGgaatatttctaaaattttcttagcatttcaatgattttgattgaaaatttgtttttaacaaatatacACATTTTGTTTTCCGAGCTTTCAATGAAGGAATGTTAGATGTGGGATTTTTttgcttaagaaaaaaaataataacttaagaaaaaaataaaaaataaaatgtttgaaaACTAATGTACCACAAAGTATTGAGCTTGGCTATCGACAAACTGTTGCACTCTTTTTTGGAGTGCATAACCCCGCACATGCATTTCCACAAAAAGCTTCATTGAGCTTGGTTCACATCCAAGAGTTATAGCcaacaagataaaaatattgttagttaaatatattgataaaaaacaataaatttaaaaaataaatataattaaaataaatcttaccATCTGCTTCACATGTGAAATGAATAAAACAAAGTTGTTGGTGTGCGTGGTAATGAAATTGTGAATTTACCGACTCTGGTTCTCCACACTAGTCTATGACCGTTTTGTGAAACACTCGGATGTCACGTGTTGATTGTATTCCACCCATATAGTCTTCGAGATGTATGGTGGCATGCAATCCTTCCAAACCGCCACGCCATTTCAGCCTAGTAGATCGTTTTCTTTTGTGCATCGtataaaaaatcatgcaacctatATGGTTCAAACGGATTATCtataagtaaatgaaaaataaaattttaatattcagaaaaaaaaaatttatcctgaTTTCGATGTTATCTAGTTGCAGCATGATTCTCTGAAATCTTCCTTGCAACATTATCATTTGctctatcccactcaaattttcCCTTgcagtaaaaattttaaaaaaacttagtaatttcaataaagtaaatgaattaacataataacaattaaaaatttaagttaatactaacCTTAAACCTTGAAAACCATGCGTCAACCTGCGGTTTCCATTCTGGATGTTCGAAAACGTGGCtctattaaaacaataaaatttccaTCAACGATTTAAATGCCGATGTTATTATTCGGGCAACcttaatgtttgtgaacctaaaattggataaatttaataaaatattatttattcaaaaattattaaacatgtcgttatgaaagaaaaataaatttacattgaaaggtcatctTTCCATTGCGTCTTGTACTTGTGGGTGAAAGGATTCCCCTGTGAAGGGATCCCCCCCTCTATGTTGCGGCATTGCAATCGACGAGGCAGCGTCGTGAGTCGATGCATGTGCCTCAAATGCCTTTTCTTGGTCGGCACCTAATGACTCGTGGTTATTATCATCGCTGTTAGAAGAACTAGCAATGATCTTGTGCTCACAACGTGCAATTGATTTTTCCCTAGGTATCTACacaaatttacataaaaaaaaaataattttgatattttttaaaaaaattcagcagCACCTCCTCTATACAATAAACTACCCGAAATTTTTAATCCTACAAATAGACAACATATATGTCacaaaccaattgattttattcaatttctaccaacaattttgaataattattcaatttcatagaaaattctcattttctacatgataatatttgtaatcctaaatttacaagaatttattttaaatggaatACATAcaatatagtaattaaaattaatcctacacatttaattaaatattaacaacaaaattaaacaaaaaataactaaaattcaacaaaataatgaaaaacatatttcaataacaactacTATCCAACACAATTATTTCTAAATGCTAATACTTGTGAtcctaaattaacaaaaaattgttCTAAATGGAATGCAATACAAAAGAATAATTAGATTTAATCCTatacatttaataaaattgaacaacaaattttaaaataataaataaaattcaacaaaataatgaaaaaatactctattcaataacaactaaaattcaacacaacattacttcataaaattataaagaacaaataattgaacaaaaacaaagaccaaaaagaaaaaataatgcaaaaacaaatgatgaataagaaatgaaaaattgttACCTTAATGGCGTGCTTAATTTCAAAGTTGAACCAGGTGtgatacaaaagaaaaatgaaaatgaattgttaaaaaatctcaaaaattaagaaaaataagaagaaaatacttcaaaaaattaACCCACAAATACCTGTTAATTGTGTTGAGAGAAAGGAAGTTTGAGTTCTAAACTTGATGTTTCAGAGACAAAATAGAAGAGTAGGCCACAAATAATAGGAGATAAGAACTAAGTTTCTAagttgagaggaaaaaaaaatgaagtttgttGTGCCCGTAGAGCTTTTATATTAGGTTTTATGGACGAAATTCCtgacataaaattaaatattattatttttaaatgtttcatCTGTGATGCAGTCTGTAAagtcaaattgaaattttcgATCCGcactaaaaattacaaaaacccctccatattttttaattttgtccattattttgttggtaaaatAGTAAACAGTCGACAATCAGAAATGTGTATATCGGTCAGAAATGCATTAATAACTAGCATGTAGGAATTCTCATTCCGTAGGTGATTTCATTGGGAAACCTGTAAAAACATGCACCTCAGTCAGTAAAAGCATTAATTGTCAGCGCGTTGAAAATCTCATTCTATCGGTGATTCTATTGGAAACATTAAAACCTTTAATTGACATCACCAACTTGTGAAGGAGAACAATATTCATCGCCTCTGAAATATACTAATAGACATAGCTTGTCAGTATATCTGTGTATAATGAACAAGCtgtcatatttttattgatatgaaACAGTATCTGATACTAGATTATATctatatttcttatttatttattttacaaatatttaaattaatagatGCACcacaattcaataataaattatgcTATACTAtacatgtaaataaattattttgtcgAAGTGGAACTGCGATTTTGTCGTAGTGGCCAACCGAAAGGTGGAAAGTTCAGAAGATTGCCAATGATGAAGATTTCAGGTACTTGCACTTTTCACTGTTATACTAAACAtgcaaataaattatgtttgaaactacttgattctttttttataaaggcAACGAGTTTGCATGATGGATATGTAGAGACTATCAGAAATTGACCATGGAACACTTCAAAGTTTCATGCTGTTCTTGTAAATAAACAACttggaattataattataaagtcCGGGAGTCAATCTGATTCAAGAATTGGATTGCGGGTTCACCTCCTCAACCcattcaaacttaaaaataaaaacctaaaattatatctttttattaaaaaaaagttcccCACTAACCTGGGCCGAGTGAAGAGCTCCTCTGCATGCCTGAATGTTCTAGGACGTGTTGTCATAGCTTGAAACAGATGAATTACTTCTCTCTACAAGCATCAACTTGATTTTTGAGAAATGTATTAGCAAATATTCTTCCTAAGAATCTCGAACTTAAAGCACAAAGGCAAAACCTTGTCTCGGTTTCTTTGCCAAAACTTAATCAATCACagcacttttttttattcttttgagaTGATAAAGTTCGCATGCCATAAATTAGGTTGAGCTAGATGTGCAAGGAACATGCAAGGATGGCACAAGAGTGGATTACGTTTTGGCATCTCCAAACACACCGTGCAAGTTTGTTCCAGGTGATCTCACCCTCAAGGCGCTTCTGATCATCATATGGTTAAAGGAGGTGAGGGTTATCAAGGGACTGCAATTAGAGGAGCCCAGCAAGCAAAGCATAAAAGTATATTGACAAGACCACCAAAATGAgctcttaataaataatatagcaAAATCTTTAATGAAAGGGTAATTAATGggcaattaaaaagaaattgatggatTCTAGCTAGAAAGGAAGCAGTAAGAAGTATAGCTAGGAAAGCATGCTAGAATCCATGAATGAAGATGTTTGTCAAGTTTCATAGTTAAACaattggataatattttttaaaaaaaaattcaaagtaatttttggattttttttccgataaccaacaaaaattaacaatacCTTGAGTATATCaacgttatttttttattattttttattaacacagCCAATCATGATTCAAGTCTCTAATAACTCAAATATTAACTCtagagaagagaagattttTTAACCGATGTTGTTACAGGCTAGCAAAGCAACGGATATCAGAAATCTTCTCGAATGGATTGTATTCATGATGAGATTGTAACTagtttaatagaaaaataaaaatagaatcttAATATCACATTGTTGTGTTAATGACATATTAATAATCCAGTGCACAATAATGTAATTCAAAACTACAAAATcactacatgtttttttttagtcattttattattaaaaccaaaTTTTAACCACACACCTTtaaattgctttttatttaacaataatttcaattgtatttttaaccaaatacatatTTTAACCCAACCAACAACAActaaaaatgattttcttaaatctatttttttcaaatcgcAACCGCAAAAGCTACCACAATGTCAAACACGCACTAAGACTATccaaaataataacttttttccCATTTCCTAGCATTCTCCCTTTACACAGGCTGAACTAAGCTGGTATAGTTGATCCTCATAGGTGAACTTCACTCACAAGTTTAAATAGAGGGTGAGAATTTGGTTGATCTCTCTAATTATAAAGTCAATCTCAAACTTTTTTAGAGAATAATGACATTTACTTGAATAAGAGGGATGTGTATGACGTGGGATGTGCTAAAAGTAAactaatttaagaaaattagtTGAATTGATCGACCTATTAGAAACAGGTCAACCAGTTGAGACTGAGTGACCAGTTGGATTAAGTAAATTGGTCGACCGGTTGAGAAACGGTGGACCGATTCAGTTGGAAGAAAACAGTTCctattcatattaaaattttattgtattaGTTTAATTCCTTGATTATTTAGGGctttatgcccaaaaatagctTGTAATTCAGCATTATTAAGTAGTACAAAAAGAGACAGAATATCTAAGAGAGCTTATAGAGAAAcacttaataaaattatatcttcctctcaatcttcttcttgttcttggcATTGCATTATTGTTTTTGATCTTATACTAGAGCTATCTTTCTTCTAACAAGTGGTATCAAACCTTAAGTTTGTTTAGTTAACATGGTCAGTCCAAACTTCACACTTTAATGTCTTAAATTGATAAAGGACAACTATGAAACTTAATgtattcaagtaaaattttagcTAGGTTTTCAAGATGTATAAGAGATGGTTGAAAAGGCTTTGAAGAGCTTATAGATGGAGAAAAGTTGACTTCAGTCCAACAAAGATGCTTTGGAAAAGGCACAAAGGAAGGATCAATAAGCTCTAACAATTATCTATCAATGTCTCGATGATGCCACTTTTGAGATAGTGGCTAATGCAACCACAACCAAAAAAGCATGGAAAGTTTTGCAAGAATCAAACCAAGGAGCTGATAATGTGAGAAAAGTACATTTACAAAAGCTATGTGATGTCTTGAAAAGTTACATATGCTTGAATAAGAGAATATTTTAGAATACTTTGTAAGAGTATTTGTTATATACAATCAAATGAAGAGAtatgaagagaagatgaaagagACACATGTGGTAGAGAAGATACACACTAGCTGTAAAAGAAGTTCCATTATGTGGTAATCGCGATAGAGGAGTCGCAAAATATGTATGTTCTTTCAATCCAAGATATCATAGGAAAATTTCAAGTCTATAAAGAAATAGTCGGTGAGATTCAAAAGGATATGGGTGCACAAACACTTTTTTCAAAGTAAGATGGTTCTGGATATTCTCAAAGGGGTAAAGGATGTGGACAAAGCAAAAGAGAAGGGAGAGATAGATTTGGAAGATGAGGTCGTGACAGCGTCAACAGGTCAACCAATCAACCGCATGAAGGAAACCGATCGATCGATTACACTGACAATGACAATTTAAAATTTGGGTTtgacaaattaaaagttaaatgctataattttttaaagagagatCATTATACTAGGAATTGCTGGAGTCTAACCAAGAAGGTTAAGGAAAATCCAAATCTAATGATAAAAAAGGAGAATGAAGCAACTCTATTATTAGTGCATGATAAGAGAATACAAGGCAAAGAGAACATGTGATATCTAGATAATAAGTTGCTTTTCATTTACTTATTTTGTGGTTAAATatggtttttaaattgttttttaattgaaaaattattaaattaatacttttagatACTTTTCAATGCTTtgaatatgctaatattaaaaataaaaataaaactaaaaaacaaatattattttaacatattttactTTACATTTCATTACCAAACACGAACTTAATCTTAAACAATCATACATTGAAGGATTGATTGATTAGTCCTGCATAGGTGAAGAAGTTGAGCTGAACTAGTCTTCAGCTTCAAATTTACAAATGGAATTAAGACAATTCACATTACCTCTTACTGTGACAAAATACAAACTTATTATACATATTGAAGGGAAATTAATGATATATCCATTCCTCCCTCTTCTTAAACAATCATACAAATTCAAAGACGAAGCATTCTCAGGGTATAGAGCTGCAAATCAGGAACCAATTTCCTCAAGACTTTTGCAACCTATTTGTTTATAGTATAGATGTATTCATCATCGCTAAGAATCCTGTGAGGAATCACTTGAAGGGTATCCAATTCCATGGCGCTTGTTAGGGAACAGCATGAACACGGTACCCGAAACTGCACCAATGGCAGGAGGCAACACCATGAGCAACACCTTCTCAGTGGACTCGAAAGAAGGATAAAAGCACTTGACTGTGTTGCTATCCAACAGGGACAGCACAGCAAACACGATCAGGGAGAAAAAAGCATGAGCAAAGTCACCAACTCGAAGCTTGTAGCTTGACAAGTCCACGGACGACCCAGCAGAATCTGAAGATGGCCAAAGCCCTTTCATGGTTGCAATTCCATAGTGGGTCCAGCCATCACTGCCCCTGTAACTGTCGGTGAAGCAAGAGAAACAGCAAGAGAAGCCACAGAGGCCCATGAGAATGCCACTCAGGTACTTGTTAACGGTGTGGCATTGGCCGTTGTTGGTCAAGACAGGGTTAAGGAATTGGAACATAAAAACTGTTCCTGTTGGGAGGAGCTTTATGAGGTTTCCAACTCCTGAAAATGTCTTGTCCTGGATGGAGCTTTCCTTGGTTTTAGTGGCCATTTGTCTATCTATGTGCTTGCTGTTTTGTGCTCAATCTTTTTGCTGATGATTCTTGAAACACACCTTGCAAGTATATATAGCTAGACAGTTCTGGGATATCTATCGTATGGGATTTGTATAGATTAGAATATTATATCAGAGCTGAGCATGAGAGAATGTTGCTTCTACGTAAAATCTCAAAGGTGTgtgcaacaaaagaaaattagtCTTGCTTTTACTCTTCGAAAGGGTGGCCATCTCTTACAAATCCAAACCTTGAAGCATTGGATTTTGTTATATTTAGATGCTCAAAAAACGTAAAAGTTGCTCTCACACAGATTTTGGATCGTCAACAAATTAATATCTGGAATTGAACACATTGCTAACtaagatcaagaaaaaaaacataaatcatcgTAAGAGCAAagcttaaatattattttttttggtataccAACAAATGATCtctaactatatttttcatcaaacgTGTTGGAAACATTTAGTGATGACGTCGGTGACATTTATAATAGTTTGTAGTTCGTTTTTCTTTACTATTCAAACGATTTCTTGGAGAATATTC
This window contains:
- the LOC133697860 gene encoding protein DMP2-like; this translates as MATKTKESSIQDKTFSGVGNLIKLLPTGTVFMFQFLNPVLTNNGQCHTVNKYLSGILMGLCGFSCCFSCFTDSYRGSDGWTHYGIATMKGLWPSSDSAGSSVDLSSYKLRVGDFAHAFFSLIVFAVLSLLDSNTVKCFYPSFESTEKVLLMVLPPAIGAVSGTVFMLFPNKRHGIGYPSSDSSQDS